One genomic region from Actinocatenispora thailandica encodes:
- a CDS encoding Lrp/AsnC family transcriptional regulator: protein MYSESGHSLDSLDVRLLSLLTAEPRIGVLECSRRLGVARGTVQARLDRLTSRGVIRGYGPSIDPVALGYPVTGFLTLEIRQDRGHREVARHLGTIPEVLEAHTITGAGDMMCRVVARSNADLQRVIDLILGYDGVVRCSTIIALDEQIAYRVLPLVTEAGTINR from the coding sequence GTGTACAGCGAATCCGGGCATTCACTGGACAGCCTGGATGTCCGGTTGCTCTCCCTGCTGACCGCCGAACCGCGGATCGGCGTGCTGGAGTGCTCCCGCCGGCTCGGCGTCGCCCGCGGCACCGTGCAGGCCCGCCTCGATCGGCTGACCAGCCGTGGGGTGATCCGTGGGTACGGGCCGAGCATCGACCCGGTGGCGCTCGGCTATCCGGTGACCGGTTTCCTGACGCTGGAGATCCGGCAGGACCGGGGGCACCGGGAGGTGGCCCGGCACCTCGGCACGATCCCGGAGGTGCTGGAGGCGCACACGATCACCGGCGCCGGCGACATGATGTGCCGGGTGGTGGCGCGTTCCAACGCCGACCTGCAGCGCGTCATCGACCTGATCCTCGGCTACGACGGGGTGGTCCGCTGCTCCACGATCATCGCCCTGGACGAGCAGATCGCCTACCGCGTCCTCCCGCTGGTCACCGAAGCCGGGACCATCAATCGGTGA